DNA from Leptospira mayottensis 200901116:
CGACTTTTTTCATTTCATTCACTTCTCCTCTCAGACGGTACAAAAACCGTACGAGTAGGAGGAGAATCCTTTGTTTTACAAGCTTATCTTTGTCCTTTCCATCTCAACTCTCATCAAGTGTTATTCCGATTTGCAATCTGTAAATCACGAGAAAGATTTTCAAGATCTTTCCGGTTCCTGGGAAGTATATACTGGCTCTGCTCAAAGTCTATTTAAAAACGAATTCAATTTGGATCTTTGGAAAACCGTTCCCGTTCCATCCAATCTAAAAAATTTCGTAAACTTTTCGACAGATCCGATTGTACTTCGAAAGCGTTTTGAACTGAAGACTTCCATCTATTTCCCGCTTTCTATTTCCTTAGGAAAAATTTCGGATCATGTACAAGTCCGATGGAACGGACAAGAACTTTCAGAAGAATTGTTTGCGGATTATCAAAATTCAAAACCTCAAGGTTACGATCGAACCAGAATCTATTCAATTTCAGAAAAAAGAATCCTACAAAAAAATGAAATACTCGTTTTCGTTCGACCTTATTTCGACTATGAATACGGAATTCTTTCAGGACCGATTGAAATCGGTCCCTCCGGAGTAATCTGGAAAAGATTTTATCTTCGCGAAATCGGCGGACTTTTGATATCCGGTTCCTTTTTGTTAATCGGCGGATTTTTTTTATTTCTTTCCTTGAGAGAAAAAAAGAGAGAAGAAAACTTTTATTTTGGATTGTTTCTGATTTTATTTGCCCTATTTCAGATTTTCCTTTCGGATTTAAAATACCTCGCCGGATGGAAAGTCCTCTATTTAAAGAAAATCGAATATTCTCTTCTTACGTTCCTATTTCCACTTTTTTGCAGATTTCTAAATTCTCTTTTTAAAAAGGTGCGTACCAAATTTCATACTCTTTTGGAAATCGTAACCTTAGTGATATTCATCTGGATCCTGTTTGCACAAACCGTCTCACATTTAGATACGATCAATCGATATGTTCTTCAGGTTTCTTGGATTGGGTTCGTTTATCTTAGTTTTAAAATTCTCGGTCTGAAAAAAAATTTCGAATCCAAAATGATTCTTTTTGGAGTTCTATTTTTATTGATCTGTGTAGGAATCGACGCATTTTCCCAAAGGGGAATGTTCGAAATTGCTCGTCTTTCCGGATTGGGGGTTTCTGGGTTTTTATTTTTTTTAACTTTGATTCTCGCGAATAAATTCGTAAAAATGAAAGAAAAATTAAGGTCTTGGAATCGGGTTTTGGAAACTGCGATTCGAAATAGGACCCAAGAGCTTTCTTCAAGTCTGGAAGAAATTCGAAATCTTAAAGAACAACAAGATGGAGACTACTTTTTAATTACTCTTCTATTTCAACCCTTTCTATCCAAAAGTCTCAAAACAGATCTTGCGCGGATCGATGTCCATAGAAAACAGTTTAAGAATTTTCAATTTAAGAATCGGACTTACGAAATTGGCGGGGATATTGTGTTAAACGAGCAGGTCCTCATATCGGGTGTTCCGTATCAAGTCTTGATCAACGCTGATGCGATGGGAAAATCGCTTCAAGGCGCAAGTGGGGCGTTAATTTTCTGTTCCATCGTAAAAAGTTTTTTACAAACTCAGGACTATGAATTTAGAAATCCGGAGAATTGGCTTTTTCTTCTTCACTCCAACCTTCAAGCTGTTTTCGAATCTTTTGATGGAAGTATGCTCGTTTCCGGAATTCTTTCCTTATACCAAATTGAAACCGGAGATTTATTCTTTATCAATTGTGAACATCCTCCGATCGTTCTCTCTCGAAACGGGAAAACAAGCTATGTTTTCGAAAGGGCCATCCTGCGAAAGATCGGCTTTCCTGATTCGAATGAGAAGGTAAAAGTCGAATACTACAAACTTTTGCCGGAGGACACAATTCTTTACGGTTCAGATGGTAGAGAAGATTTATACATGCAAGATCCATTGTGTTCTTCTCGAAAACTAAAATCTTCGGTCCCGGATCTATTTTTCGAGTTGATCCGATATTCCATACCAGAACCCAAAGATCTGGAGTTTAAAATTACTGAAAAAGGTGTTCTTTCAGACGACTTGAGCTTTTTAAGAATTCAAACCGGTTTTGAAACAGTTTTCAACAAAAGTCTTTCCGAATGCAAAACATTGGTCCAAGAAGGGAACAAATACCTTCAAAAGGGAGAATTTCAAAAAGCCTGTTTTCAATACGCAAGGGCTTCGATCCAAAACCCTGGAGATTTGAAGTTATCAAGGCTCGTTTTGCTTTTGGCGAAGAAATCCGAGAACTTAAGACTTGTTCGTTTCTTTTCTGAAAAAATTGCTTTGAGAACCGATGGACTTGAAATTCAAACACCTAAAAATTCTTCCTAAAAAGAGATCTATACTGTTTACAAGTTGAAAGTATACAAAACTCAAAAATAGACCCAAATTAAAAAAAAATTAAATATTAGTAAAATTATAAGAAAATTTTGTTGAATTTATTTCAAAATAAATCAAAAAGACACAATTAATCCATTCTTTAACGAAGATTCGGGCAGCTTTGCAGGAAAGAATAATTCCGGAAAATCAATTATTCCGCTCTTCCGGATATCTCTTAATGCCAGCTCGTTTGCTGGGATAGAATCCAATCTTTTTCTGTAAAAGGAGAGAGTTTGGATTCCATCCCGGAATTTTTAGCTTTTAGGATAAAGAGAATGTATGAAAATATATTCGGGCGCAATTAGCTCCTCGAAGTCAAATCAACCATTTCTATTTGTAACAAAAAACGGGTTCAAAAGAAAAATTCTAATTTACGAGCCCCAGAAAGTTTTAGAAACCGCTTTGGCCTATGGTTTTGAAAAAAATGTTTTAATCATTTCTTATAACCTACTTTTAGATCACACTGGAGATTCAATACTTGCAGAAAACGGTTATCTTCCATTTTCTGCCAGGTTTTATGAAATTTTCATTCAAGATTCTTGGTTCTTTTTATCCAATCGAATCGAAACCTTTCTCAGAGAACGAGAGCAAATGAATCTAATTTTCACGGCGACTCCAAAATAAAATTCTGATTGAGTTAAACAGTGCTCAATTTACTCTGAAAATGGTCTATATTCCGGTATTTTTCTCTAACTGATTCCTACCAGAATTTTTATTTTATCCCCCACTTGGAGCATCTATGAAAACTAGAGTGATTACTTTCCATTACACCCTTCACGATACCGAAGGCAACTTAATCGATTCTTCCGAAGGTAAAGCTCCGCTTTCTTATCTGGAAGGAGTCGGGCATATCATCTCCGGTTTAGAAGAAGAGATGAAAAAAATGGAAACCGGCGAAAAGAAAAAGATCAACGTTTCCGCGGAGAATGCTTATGGTATAAAAGATCCCGATCTTGTTTTTGACGTCCCTAGATCCCAGTTTCCACCCAACGAAGATTTACAAATAGGAATGATGTTTCAAACCGATGAGCCGGATAAGGTTTTTACAATCACCGAACTTCAGGAAGAATCAGTTATCGTAGATGGAAATCATCCTCTTGCAGGAATAAATCTAGTTTTTGACGTAGAATTGACTGGAATTCGTGAAGCTACCGAAGAAGAAATCTCACATGGACACGTTCACGGAGAAGGTGGTCACCACCACCACCATTGAGAGTCGTTACCGACATGTCCTGGAAAGAAGAATTGAATGCCGCTCAATTGGAAGCAGTCCTTACCCAGGAGGGACCGGTACTTGTTTTAGCAGGTGCCGGAACCGGCAAAACGAAAACCATCGTCAGTCGATTGGCGCAGCTAGTTTCTTCGGGCGTTTCCACCTCATCCATTCTACTTTTGACATTTACTCGCAAGGCCGCCAGAGAAATGCTTCTCAGAGCATCTTCTATTGGAGACAAAAGGTGTGCCGAGGTTCAAGGCGGAACTTTTCATTCTTTTTGTAGCGGAGTCCTACGAAGATTTGCCCCGGTTCTCGGAATATCCTCCGGTTTCACGATTTTGGACGACTCCGATACCTTAGACGTGTTTCAATTTTTAAGAAACGAAAAAGATTTTGGCAAAACCAAATCCCGCTTTCCTTCCAATGAAACCTTGATTTCCATTTACGGTGAAATTCAAAACACGGGAAGAACTCTCCAATCTGTATTAGAAAAAGATTATCCTTTGTTTTTACAAAGAACAAAAGACATCTCCCAAATTTTCGAAGACTATAAATCATATAAAACAGAACGCTCTCTTTTGGATTACGACGATCTACTCTATTTTACTAGAGATCTTCTTACCAATCATCCGGGAGTCAGAAACGCACTTTCCGAAAAATACAGATTCATCATGGTGGATGAATTTCAAGATACGAATAAGGTCCAAGCACATATCGCTTGTCTTTTAGCTTCGGAACATTCCAATTTGATGGTAGTCGGAGATGACGCTCAATGCATTTACACATTTCGTGGAGCTTCCGTACGCGGTATTTTAGATTTTCCTAAAATATTTCCGAATACAAAAACGATTTTTTTGGAAAAAAATTATAGAAGCACAACTGCGATCTTAAACCTAGCGAACGCAGTCCTTCAAAACTTTTCCGAAAAATACGATAAGTACCTTTTTACAGATAACGAAAATGGATCGACTCCGAACGTTCTGCAATTCGAAGACGAATTGGAGGAAGCTGAAGGAATCACAGAAATTCTTTTGCAAAAAAAAGAAGAAGGTATTCCCTTTAAAAAAATGTGTGTCCTTTTTCGCGCCGGATGGAACTCGAATCAACTCGAACTTGTTCTCTCAAAAAGGGATGTTCCATTCGTAAAATTCGGGGGAAGAAAGTTTATAGAAACAGCTCACATCAAAGACCTGCTTTCCTTTTTAAAGCTGCTCGTCAACCCCTTGGATTCTGTCTCTTGGATTCGAATTTTAAAACTGATTCCCGGAATTGGAAATTCTAAAGCTAACGGTATTTTAGATAAAATCCGAAAATCTTCCGGTTCTTTCGAAGTTCTTTTAGAAGAAAACGGAATCGCAATCGACAAATATATTTCTCCACTTTATCATCTCTATCAAAAACACAGGGAAACCAATTCGGAGGTAAAAAAGATCACTTCGGATTTTATCGATTATTATCGAGTTCTTTTAGAAAAGAATTACGACGATTCCAAGCGAAGATCTGAAGATTTAGATTCTGTTCTAGGATTTTCTTTGAAATATACTTCGCTCGGGGATTTTTTATCAGACCTTACGATGGATCACGGGTCCCTAAGTCTGGATAAAATCAAACCGGATAATACCGAAACCGATCTACTTCATTTATCTACTGTACATTCCGCAAAGGGATTGGAGTTCGATCTCGTTTTCATTTTAAATGCAACCGAAGGAGTTTTCCCTTCAAGCAAGAACACCGACACCGAAGAAGAAAGAAGGCTTTTTTATGTGGCGATTACAAGAGCCAGAAAAGAGTTATATTTTACAAGACCCTCTCTGGCTCATTCTAGATCCGGGCCATATTATACAAAACTATCCCGTTTTTTAAGCGAGATTCAATCTCCAGAAAAAGTCTACGAATTAAAACTTATACCAGGAAAATCCACACCACAATCTTTCTTTTCGACTAACGTCTCGTCCTCTAAAACCGCAAACGACTCTTTTTCCAGAATACAAGACTACTTCGGGAATTAAAATTCATGTCTTCCGTTTTCGAAAAACTAGACGAGGAATCGATAAAATCCACTGCACTGAATCTGCTGGAAAAAAGAATATTCGCATTTTATAAAATTCCCAAAGGAAAAATTTTAGTAGGAAAAAAAATCGAAGCTAAATTTTTTCCCTACTCTAATCTAGGAAGTTCCATCCGCATTTCGTCCGGAAAACTTGAATTTAAAATTCATTCGCTTTATTTGAAGTCGGAACCTGGAAATTTGGAAGCCGTAATTGACCTTCTTCTATATAAGTTACTAAAACAACCGATCCCCGATGAATTAGAATCCACGATTCGAAAATTTTACGAAAGTCACACGACACAAAAAAATCGTACGAACAAAAATAAAAAGAGAATCGAACACTCCACTATTCAAAATCAAAAACTTAGATTGATCCTGGAAAACGTCAACGAATCCTATTTGAAGATCGATCTTTCCGATCTCGAAATTTTTTGGGGAAAATCTAAGTCGACCACAAGACTCGGCCACTATGATCCAACACATAAAATGATCGTAATTAACCCGATTTTATCCCTTGAGTCTATTCCAAATTTCGTTTTAGAATACATCGTGTTCCACGAGTTGCTGCACGTTCACTTTCCGGTCGCCCGAAAAAAGGGAAGAAACGTTATCCACGGTAAGGAATTCAAAATATTCGAAAAAAAATTTTCGGATTATAAACGGGCGAATGCGTGGCTAAAATCCGAATTCTACCGAACGATGATTTTACATTGAATTCTCTAATTTCCTTATATTCTAAAAAAGAGGTGAATGATGCATCCTAAAGTATTTGAAACTCTTTATATACGTAAGAACTACGTGTACGAGGAATTAAAGAACCACCTAAAAGAAATGCAAAGCCTGAATTATCATTCTCTCGGAGAATACGACCGCGGAGTTTACGACGGTTACGTCCAAGCGATCACGGAAATCTTAAAGAAAATAGAAAGAAAGTTCTCGTAGGCTGGATAGATTGTTTCGAATTTTAGTTTTAGGGACAGGAGCCATTGCCGGACTTTACGCCGGTAAACTCAAACAAGTCGGTTGTAGGATCGATTTCTGGGTTCGAAGAAATTCTTCCGAATTGGAAAAAAACGGCTTCGAAATAGAAAGTTCTCTTTGGGGAAATTTCCGATACAGAGCGGATCGAATTTTAGAATCCGTTCCTGATGATTTAAAGGAATACGATCTCATTCTCAATTGTTTAAAATGTCTTCCGGAAATTCGTCTTGAAGCGATCTTAGGAAAACATATTCCAAATAATCTACCGATCCTACTTTTACAAAACGGAATCGGAATCGAAGAACCGATTTCCTCTCTTTATCCGGACAATGAAATTTTAAGCGGACTTGCTTTTGTCTGTGCCAATCGTATCAACAATGGCAAAATTCTTCATCTGGACTACGGAGAATTGACGATCGGATCTTGGAATCGGAATCCTTCTTCCATTTGCAGTCAAATCGTAGAGCTTTTTAATAAGGCCGGAGTTCCGACTCAAAGTACGGAAATGATCCGACAAGCTCGTTGGAAAAAACTGATGTGGAACGCTCCCTTTAATCCGATCAGTGTTCTTTCGGGTGGAAAAAATACTTCTGAAATATTGGCTCAAACGTTTGGCCGTAAACTCGTAATTGAAATCATGAAAGAAGTTCAAAAACTTTCCAAACTCGACGGAGCGGAAATTCCCGATATTCAAATAGAAGCCTTTCTCCAAATGACCGAAATGATGAAGCCATATAAGACAAGTATGCTTTTGGATTTCGAGGCTGGAAGAGTTTTGGAACTGGAAGCAATTCTTGGAAACGCAATTCGAATCGGAGAAAATAGAGGTTTAGAAGTTCCCCACATTCAAACCCTTTATTTTCTTTTGAAATTACGAACGGAGTCCGCTCATAAATTCGAACTTTTCTAACCTACCTCTCGGAATGTGGGAACTCCCACTATTCCATAACACCGAATTGGATCTATCTGTTGATTTGTTAAGGCAAAATTTTTGAATTCAACTTAAACTTGTCGTAAAATCTTAGACCCCGCCTGGTTTAACGATAAAAAACAGTTCAAAAGTCTATAAACTCTTCCAAAGAAACGGAATCTGCGGGAACTACCAAGCTTTTTTATTACAACAGAAACGTATAAAATAAACTGCCTCTCTAAAATGTAGGAATTCACACCTAAATAAATTACCCGGAAAAAATGTAAATTGTGGTGCCCCTCGCA
Protein-coding regions in this window:
- a CDS encoding SpoIIE family protein phosphatase; this encodes MFYKLIFVLSISTLIKCYSDLQSVNHEKDFQDLSGSWEVYTGSAQSLFKNEFNLDLWKTVPVPSNLKNFVNFSTDPIVLRKRFELKTSIYFPLSISLGKISDHVQVRWNGQELSEELFADYQNSKPQGYDRTRIYSISEKRILQKNEILVFVRPYFDYEYGILSGPIEIGPSGVIWKRFYLREIGGLLISGSFLLIGGFFLFLSLREKKREENFYFGLFLILFALFQIFLSDLKYLAGWKVLYLKKIEYSLLTFLFPLFCRFLNSLFKKVRTKFHTLLEIVTLVIFIWILFAQTVSHLDTINRYVLQVSWIGFVYLSFKILGLKKNFESKMILFGVLFLLICVGIDAFSQRGMFEIARLSGLGVSGFLFFLTLILANKFVKMKEKLRSWNRVLETAIRNRTQELSSSLEEIRNLKEQQDGDYFLITLLFQPFLSKSLKTDLARIDVHRKQFKNFQFKNRTYEIGGDIVLNEQVLISGVPYQVLINADAMGKSLQGASGALIFCSIVKSFLQTQDYEFRNPENWLFLLHSNLQAVFESFDGSMLVSGILSLYQIETGDLFFINCEHPPIVLSRNGKTSYVFERAILRKIGFPDSNEKVKVEYYKLLPEDTILYGSDGREDLYMQDPLCSSRKLKSSVPDLFFELIRYSIPEPKDLEFKITEKGVLSDDLSFLRIQTGFETVFNKSLSECKTLVQEGNKYLQKGEFQKACFQYARASIQNPGDLKLSRLVLLLAKKSENLRLVRFFSEKIALRTDGLEIQTPKNSS
- a CDS encoding FKBP-type peptidyl-prolyl cis-trans isomerase yields the protein MKTRVITFHYTLHDTEGNLIDSSEGKAPLSYLEGVGHIISGLEEEMKKMETGEKKKINVSAENAYGIKDPDLVFDVPRSQFPPNEDLQIGMMFQTDEPDKVFTITELQEESVIVDGNHPLAGINLVFDVELTGIREATEEEISHGHVHGEGGHHHHH
- a CDS encoding ATP-dependent helicase, whose product is MSWKEELNAAQLEAVLTQEGPVLVLAGAGTGKTKTIVSRLAQLVSSGVSTSSILLLTFTRKAAREMLLRASSIGDKRCAEVQGGTFHSFCSGVLRRFAPVLGISSGFTILDDSDTLDVFQFLRNEKDFGKTKSRFPSNETLISIYGEIQNTGRTLQSVLEKDYPLFLQRTKDISQIFEDYKSYKTERSLLDYDDLLYFTRDLLTNHPGVRNALSEKYRFIMVDEFQDTNKVQAHIACLLASEHSNLMVVGDDAQCIYTFRGASVRGILDFPKIFPNTKTIFLEKNYRSTTAILNLANAVLQNFSEKYDKYLFTDNENGSTPNVLQFEDELEEAEGITEILLQKKEEGIPFKKMCVLFRAGWNSNQLELVLSKRDVPFVKFGGRKFIETAHIKDLLSFLKLLVNPLDSVSWIRILKLIPGIGNSKANGILDKIRKSSGSFEVLLEENGIAIDKYISPLYHLYQKHRETNSEVKKITSDFIDYYRVLLEKNYDDSKRRSEDLDSVLGFSLKYTSLGDFLSDLTMDHGSLSLDKIKPDNTETDLLHLSTVHSAKGLEFDLVFILNATEGVFPSSKNTDTEEERRLFYVAITRARKELYFTRPSLAHSRSGPYYTKLSRFLSEIQSPEKVYELKLIPGKSTPQSFFSTNVSSSKTANDSFSRIQDYFGN
- a CDS encoding DUF45 domain-containing protein; amino-acid sequence: MSSVFEKLDEESIKSTALNLLEKRIFAFYKIPKGKILVGKKIEAKFFPYSNLGSSIRISSGKLEFKIHSLYLKSEPGNLEAVIDLLLYKLLKQPIPDELESTIRKFYESHTTQKNRTNKNKKRIEHSTIQNQKLRLILENVNESYLKIDLSDLEIFWGKSKSTTRLGHYDPTHKMIVINPILSLESIPNFVLEYIVFHELLHVHFPVARKKGRNVIHGKEFKIFEKKFSDYKRANAWLKSEFYRTMILH
- a CDS encoding ketopantoate reductase family protein is translated as MFRILVLGTGAIAGLYAGKLKQVGCRIDFWVRRNSSELEKNGFEIESSLWGNFRYRADRILESVPDDLKEYDLILNCLKCLPEIRLEAILGKHIPNNLPILLLQNGIGIEEPISSLYPDNEILSGLAFVCANRINNGKILHLDYGELTIGSWNRNPSSICSQIVELFNKAGVPTQSTEMIRQARWKKLMWNAPFNPISVLSGGKNTSEILAQTFGRKLVIEIMKEVQKLSKLDGAEIPDIQIEAFLQMTEMMKPYKTSMLLDFEAGRVLELEAILGNAIRIGENRGLEVPHIQTLYFLLKLRTESAHKFELF